In Populus alba chromosome 1, ASM523922v2, whole genome shotgun sequence, a single window of DNA contains:
- the LOC118061468 gene encoding uncharacterized protein has translation MTTFSYITFLATLTIFISTSTVRSCPASDRAALLAFKAALHEPYLGIFNSWTGTDCCHNWYGVSCDMETKRVADINLRGESEDPIFQKAGRSGYMTGSISPSVCKLERLSSLTISDWKGISGPIPACITSLPFLRIIDLIGNRISGEIPADIGRLERMTVLNIADNLVTGRIPRSLTNLSSLMHLDLRNNRIWGPLPLDFGRLRMLSRALLSRNYISGTIPDSISKIYRLADLDLSLNKLSGEIPASLGKMAVLATLNLDSNKLSGKIPDSLFNSAIGNLNLSKNSFQGYLPDVFGPRSYFTVLDLSYNNFRGPIPKSLSQASFIGHMDLSHNRLCGRIPAGPPFDHLEASSFAYNACLCGKPLGACQ, from the coding sequence atGACAACGTTTTCTTACATCACATTTCTAGCAACCTTAACAATATTCATCTCAACTTCTACAGTTCGAAGCTGTCCTGCTTCAGATAGGGCAGCTTTGCTAGCTTTCAAAGCAGCTCTTCATGAACCTTACTTAGGCATCTTCAATTCTTGGACTGGCACCGACTGCTGCCATAACTGGTATGGTGTCAGTTGTGACATGGAGACCAAAAGGGTTGCTGACATTAACCTGCGAGGTGAATCTGAAGACCCCATTTTCCAAAAAGCTGGTCGGTCTGGGTACATGACCGGTTCGATCTCTCCTTCTGTTTGCAAGCTCGAGAGGCTCTCCAGCCTTACTATTTCTGATTGGAAGGGGATCTCAGGTCCGATCCCAGCCTGCATCACGTCTTTGCCGTTCTTGAGGATTATTGATTTGATCGGGAATCGGATTTCTGGTGAGATTCCGGCAGATATCGGACGGTTGGAGCGGATGACCGTTTTGAACATCGCCGACAATCTTGTAACAGGTAGGATCCCGAGATCCTTGACTAATCTGTCGAGTTTGATGCATCTCGATTTACGTAACAATCGGATTTGGGGTCCGTTGCCTCTAGATTTCGGGCGCCTTCGGATGTTGAGTCGGGCTTTGTTGAGCCGAAATTATATCAGTGGGACAATTCCCGATTCAATTTCTAAAATCTATCGTCTCGCTGATCTGGATCTTTCCTTGAATAAATTATCGGGCGAAATACCGGCTTCTTTGGGTAAAATGGCAGTCTTGGCAACACTAAATCTTGATTCCAACAAATTGTCAGGAAAAATACCTGATAGTTTGTTTAATTCAGCTATTGGTAACTTGAACTTGAGTAAGAACTCATTTCAAGGATACTTACCGGATGTTTTCGGGCCGAGATCATACTTCACGGTACTTGACTTATCTTACAACAATTTCCGGGGTCCGATACCCAAATCTTTGTCCCAAGCATCATTTATCGGGCACATGGATTTGAGTCATAACCGGCTATGTGGGAGGATTCCAGCAGGGCCTCCGTTCGATCACCTCGAAGCCTCATCGTTTGCTTATAATGCCTGTCTTTGTGGGAAGCCACTTGGAGCTTGCCAATAG
- the LOC118061460 gene encoding UPF0481 protein At3g47200-like, whose protein sequence is MEIVGTSIEQMKRNDHVSLDIDKLTASVEGELKTLHAFSSKCSIYRVPKRLRDSKEYAYTPQLVSIGPIHHGKEELKEMEEHKKIYLQEFLKLSELSVKECIAAIAERETSLRNCYADNFENMSTEDFVKMMLLDSSFIIMVFLIRFDSFTPSNYDRIFGKPWMIRGIDFDMCLLENQIPFFILDDLLKLSKRQDECSMIELTRDFLSNTIGDSWVPKDILEQINSSEVEHFVDFLRKCQRPARREQRQPLETRTTPSAMELHQSGVKFKLGSKEKIFDMNFDFHKGILEIPPLFLEDETEKLFRNLHAFEQCHCRDVYVSDYIATINFLVRGTNDVEILTKKGIIDYWLSDNDAVMSVLHDLDRGNLVDSQQFYFADVVEDLNRYCRKRTHKWIAALKHNYFHNPWVSISVVAAGALLILTVIQTVCSVFQVK, encoded by the coding sequence ATGGAGATTGTTGGAACATCAATTGAGCAGATGAAAAGGAATGATCATGTTTCGCTTGACATTGACAAATTAACAGCGTCTGTGGAAGGGGAATTGAAAACCTTGCATGCCTTCTCTAGTAAGTGTTCCATCTACAGAGTTCCTAAAAGACTACGCGACTCGAAGGAATATGCCTACACGCCTCAACTAGTCTCCATTGGGCCCATTCACCATGGAAAAGAAGAGCTGAAAGAAATGGaagagcataaaaaaatatacctgCAAGAGTTTCTTAAACTGAGTGAGTTAAGTGTCAAGGAATGCATTGCAGCTATTGCAGAGAGGGAGACAAGTTTGCGCAACTGTTACgcagataattttgaaaatatgagTACAGAGGACTTTGTGAAAATGATGTTGCTAGATAGCTCCTTCATCATTATGGTCTTCCTGATACGGTTTGACTCTTTCACCCCAAGCAACTATGACCGTATATTCGGTAAACCGTGGATGATAAGAGGAATCGATTTTGACATGTGCTTGCTTGAAAATCAGATTCCATTCTTCATTCTTGACGACTTGCTTAAGCTTTCCAAAAGACAGGACGAATGTTCCATGATTGAGCTTACTCGTGATTTCTTATCAAACACAATTGGGGATTCATGGGTGCCAAAGGACATTTTGGAGCAAATCAATTCCTCTGAAGTAGAGCATTTTGTTGACTTTCTAAGAAAGTGTCAGCGGCCAGCAAGGCGGGAACAGCGACAGCCTCTTGAAACTCGAACCACACCAAGTGCAATGGAGCTCCATCAATCTGGAGTCAAGTTTAAGTTGGGGtccaaggaaaaaatatttgacatgaACTTTGATTTTCATAAAGGGATACTGGAAATACCACCACTATTTTTAGAGGATGAAACAGAGAAGTTATTTAGAAACCTCCACGCCTTTGAGCAATGCCATTGCAGAGATGTATACGTAAGTGACTATATCGCTACCATCAATTTCCTTGTTCGTGGTACTAATGATGTAGAAATACTTACTAAGAAAGGAATTATAGATTATTGGCTCAGTGATAATGATGCAGTTATGAGTGTTCTCCATGATCTTGACAGAGGAAATCTTGTTGACAGTCAGCAATTTTATTTTGCTGATGTCGTTGAAGATCTGAATAGGTACTGCAGAAAGCGGACGCACAAATGGATTGCAGCCCTGAAACATAATTATTTCCATAATCCATGGGTTTCCATCTCTGTTGTTGCAGCTGGGGCTCTTCTAATACTCACTGTCATACAAACAGTGTGTTCTGTCTTTCAAGTGAAATAG